A region from the Drosophila mauritiana strain mau12 chromosome 2L, ASM438214v1, whole genome shotgun sequence genome encodes:
- the LOC117135153 gene encoding 5-hydroxytryptamine receptor encodes MNRDNLQQWWENSYRRHHPEPTYDLGLDSAELNLALQEPNHLPADYDYGNFSLGNPYDVDSEHSISPLTLLLLAVSYGLVVFGGVVGNSTLVLTLCSASSVRLRNPLLLAVCIADLLVTGISAPVTLLNLAMNRRTRSLPLVLCKVIHYVQVMPVSASTISFFMLSLDRYATVKHPRLAQLRQRRYLHVSLALLSWLASAAISTPFLFAYKIIAKSMVVKGGGAANTTPNPVSISCTSDLGANAMFMSFIIFHTIAVFVLPGIGVLLNHYGVRRKLCALSLTARAAHGELPLPIPILRRQTHMVIVTGCPNAQQAACGGGTTADDTSNGNGTGTGGGPMAVSPGDIQLHTLQPRQPGSAGSALEPGSYRSSNPISPRAMREIRAHSQRQRINRAGRGPATPGIPLPQTSTLRSRRHLANMLIASAVIFIACWAPHVFCIFYKNFGNNQQCSQTSVYFSLLLGYFYSAISPVIYWALNHNSLRQSPCAPIIRLRSMQNFLRSRFRTHTAPPPPSSTNEAALGAFNPKLIKLTPKQYRAQASSHYLY; translated from the exons CGGACTACGACTATGGCAACTTCAGTCTAGGCAATCCGTATGACGTGGACTCGGAGCACTCCATTTCCCCTCTGACGCTGCTCCTGCTCGCAGTCAGTTATGGCCTGGTGGTTTTCGGCGGCGTCGTGGGCAACTCGACACTGGTGCTGACCCTCTGCTCCGCCTCATCGGTGCGTTTGCGCAACCCTCTGCTACTGGCCGTCTGTATTGCCGATCTCCTGGTCACCGGCATCTCCGCTCCGGTCACGCTCCTCAATCTCGCGATGAACCGGCGGACGCGATCGCTGCCCCTGGTGCTGTGCAAGGTCATACACTACGTACAG GTCATGCCCGTTTCGGCCAGCACTATTTCGTTTTTCATGCTCTCCCTGGACCGCTACGCCACAGTAAAGCATCCGCGATTGGCACAGCTCCGCCAGCGCCGCTACTTGCACGTCTCCCTGGCGCTTCTATCCTGGCTCGCATCTGCCGCCATCAGCACTCCCTTTCTGTTTGCCTACAAGATCATCGCCAAATCGATGGTGGTCAAGGGCGGTGGGGCGGCGAACACCACGCCAAACCCGGTCAGCATCAGCTGCACCTCCGACCTGGGCGCCAATGCCATGTTCATGTCCTTCATTATCTTCCACACCATCGCCGTGTTCGTGCTGCCTGGCATTGGTGTGCTACTCAACCACTACGGCGTCCGACGCAAGCTCTGCGCCCTGTCTCTGACAGCTCGAGCTGCCCATGGAGAGCTGCCGCTGCCCATTCCCATCCTGCGACGCCAGACCCACATGGTCATTGTGACGGGCTGCCCCAACGCTCAGCAAGCGGCCTGCGGTGGGGGCACCACGGCGGACGACACCTCGAACGGGAACGGCACGGGCACCGGCGGCGGTCCCATGGCCGTCAGTCCGGGAGACATACAGCTTCACACCCTGCAGCCGCGCCAGCCAGGCTCCGCAGGATCGGCCCTCGAACCGGGCTCCTACCGCTCTAGCAATCCCATATCGCCCAG GGCCATGAGGGAGATTCGCGCCCACTCGCAGCGCCAGCGCATCAACCGAGCAGGCAGGGGACCAGCGACACCCGGCATTCCACTGCCCCAGACCTCCACGCTGCGGTCGCGAAGGCACCTGGCCAACATGCTCATCGCCTCGGCAGTGATCTTCATTGCCTGCTGGGCACCGCACGTCTTCTGCATCTTCTACAAGAACTTCGGCAACAATCAGCAGTGCAGCCAGACCTCCGTTTACTTCAGCCTTCTGCTAG GCTACTTCTACTCGGCCATCAGTCCGGTGATCTACTGGGCGCTCAACCACAATTCGCTTCGACAATCTCCCTGCGCGCCCATCATCCGCCTGCGCTCCATGCAGAACTTCCTGAGGTCGCGCTTCCGGACGCACACCGCCCCGCCGCCTCCCTCGTCCACCAACGAGGCGGCACTGGGGGCATTCAACCCCAAGCTGATCAAGCTGACACCGAAACAGTATAGAGCTCAGGCCTCTTCGCATTATCTCTACTAG
- the LOC117135166 gene encoding uncharacterized protein LOC117135166: MLYKYLLFCLAAFLLITAHSDAKEYQFIPARCVEQPGVGQKIGGPLSICSFPPDYAKPDSEDIQAVIKHIKSLQLN, encoded by the exons ATGCTTTACAAATATCTGCTGTTTTGCTTGGCGGCGTTTTTGCTCATTACGGCGCATTCCGATGCCAAGGA ATATCAGTTTATCCCCGCTCGATGCGTGGAGCAGCCTGGAGTCGGTCAGAAGATTGGCGGTCCCTTAAGCATATGCAGTTTTCCACCAGACTATGCGAAACCGGATTCGGAGGACATTCAGGCCGTGATTAAACACATTAAGAGCTTGCAATTGAATTGA
- the LOC117135155 gene encoding NADH dehydrogenase [ubiquinone] flavoprotein 1, mitochondrial, protein MAAIVRFNLLTKPQIVAALPASLHVQRFQSTQAPPPGTPPPQTKTKFGPLADEDRIFTNLYGRHDWRLKGALKRGDWYKTKEIVLKGADWIVNEIKTSGLRGRGGAGFPSGMKWSFMNKPGDGRPKYLVVNADEGEPGTCKDREIMRHDPHKLVEGCLIAGRAMGAQAAYIYIRGEFYNEASNMQLAIAEAYQAGLIGKNACGTGYDFDVFMHRGAGAYICGEETALIESLEGKQGKPRLKPPFPADVGVFGCPTTVTNVETVAVAPTICRRGGVWFASFGRTRNSGTKLFNISGHVNRPCTVEEEMSIPLKELIERHCGGVTGGWDNLLGVIPGGSSTPIIPKNVCDDVIMDFDGLIAAQTSLGTAAIIVMDKSTDVIKAIARLISFYKHESCGQCTPCREGIGWMNKIMTRFVKGDAQPAEIDMLWEISKQIEGHTICALGDGAAWPVQGLIRHFRPEIEKRMQLHAKRASN, encoded by the exons ATGGCTGCAATTGTGCGATTTAATTTGTTAACAAAGCCGCAGATTG TCGCGGCTTTGCCGGCCAGCCTGCATGTGCAGCGCTTTCAGAGCACCCAGGCCCCACCTCCGGGCACTCCTCCGCCACAGACGAAGACCAAATTCGGTCCGCTGGCGGACGAAGATCGCATCTTCACCAACCTCTATGGACGACATGACTGGAGGCTGAAGGGAGCTTTGAAGCGCGGCGACTGGTACAAAACCAAGGAGATTGTGCTGAAGGGGGCAGACTGGATCGTTAACGAGATCAAGACGTCCGGCCTGCGCGGACGTGGAGGAGCTGGCTTCCCCAGCGGTATGAAGTGGTCCTTCATGAACAAGCCCGGAGATGGACGCCCCAAGTACTTGGTGGTGAATGCCGATGAAG GAGAGCCTGGCACCTGCAAGGATCGCGAGATCATGCGCCACGATCCACACAAGCTGGTGGAGGGCTGTCTGATTGCCGGACGCGCCATGGGCGCCCAGGCTGCATACATCTACATTCGTGGCGAGTTCTACAACGAGGCTTCCAACATGCAACTGGCCATTGCCGAGGCCTACCAGGCTGGTCTGATTGGAAAGAATGCGTGCGGAACAGGCTACGACTTCGACGTCTTCATGCACCGCGGCGCTGGAGCTTACATTTGCGGCGAGGAGACCGCTCTGATCGAATCGCTGGAGGGAAAGCAGGGAAAGCCACGCTTGAAGCCGCCATTCCCAGCTGACGTGGGTGTGTTCGGTTGCCCAACGACAGTTACCAATGTGGAGACCGTGGCCGTTGCACCAACCATTTGCCGTCGTGGCGGTGTATGGTTCGCCAGCTTCGGTCGCACCCGTAATTCTGGCACCAAGCTTTTCAACATTTCGGGACACGTCAACAGGCCCTGTACTGTGGAGGAGGAAATGTCCATCCCACTCAAGGAGTTGATTGAGCGCCACTGCGGAGGCGTCACTGGTGGATGGGATAATCTGCTAGGCGTCATTCCCGGCGGCTCATCCACCCCCATCATACCCAAAAATGTCTGCGACGATGTTATCATGGACTTCGATGGCTTAATCGCCGCTCAGACTTCGCTGGGTACTGCGGCTATCATCGTTATGGACAAGTCGACGGATGTGATAAAGGCTATTGCCAGGCTAATTTCGTTCTATAAGCATGAGAGCTGTGGCCAGTGCACGCCATGCCGAGAGGGAATCGGTTGGATGAACAAAATCATGACTCG ATTTGTTAAGGGTGACGCCCAGCCCGCTGAGATCGATATGCTGTGGGAGATTTCCAAACAAATTGAGGGACACACTATTTGCGCGCTTGGTGATGGTGCCGCCTGGCCAGTCCAGGGTCTCATTCGTCACTTCCGGCCCGAGATCGAGAAACGTATGCAACTGCATGCAAAGCGCGCCAGCAATTAA
- the LOC117135164 gene encoding E3 ubiquitin-protein ligase PPP1R11 codes for MAHKQSKSNETSNGSTTEIIDETDSRAQLESGRTTPTLLLRLEHPRNERRVAFHAGIIDNEHLNRKKSKCCCIYKKPLAFGESSSEDDEDCEHCFGHPEKRQRNAKHNHDHGDKPCTEASHPDGPSTSSQAVDSSQPPAEPVESQADPKPPTPGVDFEQTGSS; via the exons ATGGCCCATAAGCAGAGCAAGAGCAATGAGACATCCAATGGCTCGACCACTGAAATAATTGACGAAACCGATTCCCGTGCTCAATTGGAATCGGGCCGGACCACACCCACTCTTCTGTTGCGCCTGGAACATCCGCGGAACGAACGCCGGGTGGCCTTTCACGCTGGGATCATCGACAACGAGCATTTGAATCGCAAGAAGTCCAAAT GCTGCTGCATTTACAAGAAACCTCTCGCGTTCGGCGAGAGCTCCTCTGAGGATGACGAAGACTGTGAGCACTGCTTTGGGCATCCGGAAAAGCGTCAGAGAAACGCAAAACACAATCACGATCACGGGGACAAACCATGCACGGAAGCGTCGCATCCGGACGGACCTTCGACATCATCGCAGGCCGTGGACAGCAGTCAACCGCCAGCCGAGCCTGTTGAATCCCAGGCCGATCCGAAACCACCTACCCCAGGTGTTGACTTTGAGCAGACGGGCAGCTCGTAG